One stretch of Methermicoccus shengliensis DSM 18856 DNA includes these proteins:
- the mch gene encoding methenyltetrahydromethanopterin cyclohydrolase, which yields MLSVNEGAMAVIEEMLDYTEELKVKAHELSNGGLVIDCGVEVEGSYAAGLMFSDACMGGLATTSLRTGEIAGVPLQFIDVVCDHPAIACLGAQKAGWQISVGDYFAMGSGPARALALKPKKTYERIEYEDDSDGAVIALESRKLPDEKVIEYIAESCDVDPSGVVALVAPTASIVGSVQVSARVVETAVFKLNELGYDTRKIAVGAGCAPIAPVVKNDMMAMGATNDSVIYYGAVQLSVSEFDEELFKKVPSETSRDYGKPFYQTFEDAGHDFYKIDPYIFAPASITVNELSTGKTYQMGRLNAEVILESYGIQRL from the coding sequence ATGCTTAGCGTCAACGAAGGTGCGATGGCCGTCATTGAGGAAATGCTTGACTACACCGAAGAGCTGAAGGTCAAGGCACACGAGCTTTCCAATGGAGGGCTTGTGATCGACTGTGGTGTGGAGGTGGAGGGCAGCTATGCTGCTGGACTGATGTTCTCTGACGCGTGCATGGGCGGGCTCGCCACCACTTCCCTGCGCACGGGGGAGATAGCGGGCGTTCCCCTGCAGTTCATCGATGTGGTGTGTGACCACCCTGCCATAGCCTGCCTTGGGGCTCAGAAGGCGGGCTGGCAGATATCGGTCGGGGACTACTTTGCCATGGGCTCGGGTCCGGCGAGGGCACTGGCGCTCAAGCCCAAGAAGACGTATGAGCGCATCGAGTATGAGGACGACTCCGATGGTGCAGTGATTGCCCTCGAGTCCAGAAAGCTACCAGATGAGAAGGTGATTGAGTACATCGCGGAGAGCTGTGATGTGGACCCCTCGGGTGTGGTTGCCCTCGTGGCCCCCACGGCATCCATCGTGGGCAGCGTGCAGGTGTCCGCAAGGGTGGTTGAGACGGCGGTATTCAAGCTCAACGAGCTGGGATATGACACCAGAAAGATAGCAGTGGGCGCTGGATGTGCACCCATTGCCCCTGTGGTGAAGAACGACATGATGGCGATGGGTGCCACCAACGACAGCGTGATATACTACGGTGCTGTGCAGCTCTCGGTAAGTGAGTTCGACGAGGAGCTCTTCAAGAAGGTACCCTCAGAGACATCGAGGGACTACGGCAAGCCCTTCTATCAGACGTTCGAGGATGCTGGACACGACTTCTACAAGATTGACCCCTATATATTCGCTCCAGCCAGCATCACTGTGAACGAGCTTTCCACTGGGAAGACCTATCAGATGGGAAGGCTCAACGCAGAGGTGATACTGGAGTCTTATGGCATACAGAGGCTTTAA
- a CDS encoding carboxymuconolactone decarboxylase family protein: MRIRDLLSMMQQCSEDEVEEMLEQIKQRYGEVPYILTRMRNNPKLLLSKILYDAAVLDGFNHIDAKTVELISIAVASALKCRACIDLHVRAAKRMGISDEAIMTSMLIAASLSNAAVLSEATRSLADATDDEASQSGGCPECRIPVFEE; this comes from the coding sequence ATGCGCATCAGGGACCTCCTCAGCATGATGCAGCAGTGCTCCGAGGACGAAGTAGAGGAGATGCTGGAGCAGATAAAGCAGCGCTACGGAGAGGTGCCCTACATACTCACAAGAATGCGAAACAACCCGAAGCTCTTGCTCTCCAAGATACTCTATGATGCGGCCGTGCTGGATGGGTTCAACCACATCGATGCAAAGACTGTGGAGCTGATATCCATCGCGGTGGCCTCTGCTCTCAAGTGCAGGGCGTGCATAGACCTGCACGTGCGGGCAGCCAAGCGTATGGGAATATCCGACGAGGCAATCATGACCTCTATGCTCATCGCAGCCTCGCTCTCCAACGCCGCCGTGCTCTCCGAGGCCACTCGCTCGCTCGCCGATGCAACCGATGATGAGGCGTCCCAGAGCGGGGGCTGTCCAGAGTGCAGGATACCCGTTTTTGAGGAGTAG
- a CDS encoding ATP-binding protein yields the protein MKIAITGKGGVGKTTLAGTLARLMARDGFDVVAIDADPDMNLGSAIGCEPPEPLISHRELIEERASMGDGVFVYNPKVDDVLDRFSVLCPEGVRLLVMGTVDKGGSGCMCPETAFLKAFLRHVLLREKSVLIMDMEAGIEHLGRGTAKGFDLMLIVVENGMRSVQTAERIKSLSSDIGIKRLAAVLNKANGDTSRVEQNIQMLGIPLLGSIPLDENVARADREGIPPIELGGSAIEAICNIKNRILEMLPSQH from the coding sequence ATGAAGATTGCAATCACAGGAAAGGGAGGAGTGGGCAAGACCACCCTTGCGGGCACGCTGGCTCGGCTGATGGCAAGGGACGGTTTCGATGTGGTGGCAATCGATGCCGACCCGGACATGAACCTTGGCTCAGCCATTGGATGCGAGCCTCCAGAGCCCCTCATCAGCCACAGGGAGCTGATAGAGGAGAGGGCGTCCATGGGCGATGGGGTGTTCGTGTACAACCCCAAGGTGGACGATGTGCTCGATCGGTTCAGTGTGCTGTGTCCAGAGGGGGTGAGGCTGCTGGTGATGGGCACGGTGGACAAGGGGGGCTCTGGGTGCATGTGCCCCGAGACAGCGTTCCTCAAGGCGTTCTTGAGGCACGTGCTGCTCAGAGAGAAGAGCGTGCTGATAATGGACATGGAGGCTGGAATAGAGCACCTTGGAAGGGGTACTGCCAAGGGCTTTGACCTGATGCTCATCGTGGTGGAGAACGGGATGCGCTCTGTACAGACCGCCGAGAGAATCAAGAGCTTGAGCTCCGACATAGGCATAAAGAGGCTGGCGGCGGTGCTCAACAAGGCCAATGGGGACACCTCCAGAGTAGAGCAGAATATCCAAATGCTTGGAATACCCCTTCTGGGCAGCATTCCGCTCGATGAGAATGTGGCGAGGGCAGACAGGGAGGGCATCCCCCCCATAGAGCTTGGAGGAAGTGCCATCGAGGCGATTTGTAACATCAAGAACAGAATTCTCGAGATGCTCCCATCCCAACATTAA
- a CDS encoding DUF1614 domain-containing protein: MRELLGVSFYTRFASMWMVALLIVTLCLMGRVHFSALNSFVIAGFVLLIMLLYPVEVCVGSIRTLKPNLTMGEARLVETLEGISFVDEYAGGFPKVFNTRVMVSIGGFIVPIVLAAITFFSMSERLPALVLFMIVFIASYTATELKPPLGLITPSWIALLALPIAYVLSASDPSGVMLVGGVMGIAAGLVAWVFSISPDEEGAAELNLGGYGSFMAMYTSVCLAVLTAVA; this comes from the coding sequence ATGAGGGAGCTTTTGGGTGTCAGTTTCTACACGAGGTTTGCCAGCATGTGGATGGTGGCCCTTCTCATCGTGACGCTGTGCCTCATGGGGCGGGTGCACTTCTCCGCCCTGAACAGCTTCGTGATTGCCGGTTTCGTTCTGCTCATCATGTTGCTCTATCCAGTCGAGGTGTGCGTGGGGAGCATCAGAACCCTCAAGCCCAACCTGACCATGGGTGAGGCAAGGCTCGTCGAGACTCTGGAGGGCATTTCGTTCGTGGACGAGTATGCTGGGGGATTTCCCAAGGTGTTCAACACAAGGGTAATGGTGAGCATCGGGGGCTTTATCGTCCCGATAGTTCTTGCTGCCATCACGTTTTTCAGCATGAGTGAGCGGCTGCCAGCACTCGTGCTGTTCATGATCGTGTTCATCGCGAGCTACACTGCCACCGAGCTCAAGCCACCCCTCGGGCTCATCACCCCCTCGTGGATAGCACTGCTCGCGCTTCCCATTGCATACGTGCTCTCGGCGAGTGACCCCTCTGGGGTGATGCTGGTGGGCGGTGTGATGGGGATAGCTGCGGGGCTCGTGGCATGGGTGTTCTCCATAAGTCCGGATGAGGAGGGTGCAGCAGAGCTCAACCTTGGTGGATATGGCAGCTTCATGGCGATGTACACCAGCGTGTGTCTTGCGGTACTCACAGCCGTCGCATGA
- the asd gene encoding aspartate-semialdehyde dehydrogenase yields the protein MSKIGVGVLGATGAVGQRFVEFLQDHPWFEITSLAASERSAGKPYREAVSWRLSSPFPDHLGDMEVVNASDPEQVDAKIVFSALPSGIAATLEDRYADAGFVVASNASANRMKDDVPLVIPEVNAEHLSLVDVQKDRRGRDGFIVTNPNCSTIMLTLALRPLVDMGIVDVKVATMQAVSGAGFNGVSSMAILDNIIPYIAGEEGKMESEPLKLLGTLDGDRVINASFSISASCHRVPVMDGHTEAVWVQLEQSASAEDVRQAMLSFEHGLEGLPSLPERSLLVHDAEDRPQPRLDRDIGKGMTVSVGRIRDGIRFIVMGHNTIRGAAGASVLNAELMVQKGMV from the coding sequence ATGTCTAAGATCGGTGTGGGCGTCTTGGGTGCTACTGGAGCTGTGGGACAGAGATTCGTGGAGTTTCTCCAGGACCATCCTTGGTTCGAGATAACGAGCCTTGCAGCTTCTGAGAGGAGCGCTGGCAAGCCATACCGAGAGGCTGTCAGCTGGCGACTGTCGAGCCCGTTTCCAGACCATCTTGGCGATATGGAGGTGGTGAACGCCAGCGACCCAGAGCAGGTGGATGCAAAAATCGTGTTCTCCGCACTTCCATCTGGAATTGCCGCCACGCTGGAGGACAGATACGCGGATGCGGGGTTCGTGGTGGCGAGCAACGCCTCGGCAAACCGAATGAAGGACGATGTGCCGCTGGTGATTCCAGAGGTGAACGCCGAGCATCTCTCCCTCGTGGACGTACAAAAGGACAGGAGGGGCAGAGATGGCTTTATCGTGACCAATCCCAACTGCTCGACCATCATGCTCACGCTCGCCCTTCGACCCCTCGTGGACATGGGCATCGTGGATGTCAAGGTGGCGACTATGCAGGCGGTCTCTGGTGCCGGGTTCAATGGTGTATCCTCGATGGCGATACTGGACAACATCATCCCCTACATAGCCGGTGAGGAGGGCAAGATGGAGAGCGAGCCCCTCAAGCTGCTCGGAACGCTGGATGGGGACAGAGTTATAAACGCCTCGTTTTCGATAAGCGCCAGCTGCCACCGTGTTCCCGTGATGGATGGGCACACCGAGGCAGTGTGGGTGCAGCTCGAGCAGAGCGCAAGTGCAGAGGATGTAAGGCAGGCGATGCTCTCGTTTGAGCATGGGCTTGAGGGGCTTCCCTCGCTGCCAGAGCGCTCGCTGCTCGTACACGATGCCGAGGACAGGCCCCAGCCAAGGCTCGACCGAGACATAGGGAAGGGCATGACCGTGTCGGTGGGCAGGATAAGGGATGGAATCAGGTTCATTGTGATGGGGCACAACACCATTCGGGGTGCAGCAGGTGCCAGTGTGCTCAACGCAGAGCTCATGGTGCAGAAGGGCATGGTGTGA